Proteins encoded together in one Bombus vancouverensis nearcticus chromosome 14, iyBomVanc1_principal, whole genome shotgun sequence window:
- the LOC117159336 gene encoding transmembrane protein 8B isoform X2, which produces MRDILLVISFAWIFAIQRCLCSKLERVAHQPDNVLSDYYAYRHISIIHFNVPDYTVAAAFKFTAKEGKSGGIGRCSARNVSVFLKSGSLPFVRPDGSKIAAKLMKGRRQYYSLNMQSNGNEYMLKIDAPAPGDWYAIAFRSWSDPDNGKIRQQGLGALCYTVLDAELLLESASIVFPMDPKYEYEVHMNGSLDSAVMQLLIPNEFVDSSLSLKSTCGEECRIAVHVTAEDHITGMIMNTTNTTVFFKPYSEAFHYVTLQLLSGESSNMSLQLLDNSPAYDLGQVKSVDLTRKSSPDFFLFDYQHLLGNGTKPSAFNLTSDTLSVLSFEIGRVYDVGGTLALSLKVVGAKDKEKKNIVVVACISLGYYSNITAGGGCTRMENTTAADIYVNYTGSATLYVPFPEPGIWHISLRAFCIEKNCNCIAICLNETVCEDCDCMIPCNTTLESRISSLSCIDDHCNYHGKCMNYMSGGFVFAACYCLGGYRGFDCADDTYVLDNNDIIIHVLLLTFSNLPFIGSVYVAVRREYFTEAMVYAAVMFFSTFYHACEAGENVYGVCIMRLDVLQFCDFFNALLSIWVTLIAMASFGPKLTAFCQVTGAVILAMSAQIDRTALWVFLLPAITGSALIGLSWSMRCKRRGTVRYPSRPYRSIYFPAGLLLISLGLICYAFLQTRRNYYIVHSMWHACAAIGAILLLPKRQYMK; this is translated from the exons ACACGGTGGCTGCAGCATTCAA GTTCACTGCAAAGGAAGGAAAGTCTGGTGGAATAGGTAGATGCTCAGCTAGAAATGTTTCCGTGTTTCTGAAGTCTGGTAGCTTACCGTTCGTGCGGCCGGATGGATCGAAGATCGCGGCGAAACTTATGAAAGGAAGACGCCAATATTATTCGCTAAACATGCAAAGCAACGGGAATGAATATATGCTAAAAATCGATGCACCCGCGCCAGGCGATTGGTATGCTATTGCGTTTCGATCTTGGAGCGACCCTGATAACGGAAAGATCAGGCAACAAG GACTTGGAGCATTGTGCTATACAGTGTTGGACGCGGAATTGCTTTTAGAATCTGCCTCTATAGTCTTTCCAATGGATCCGAAATACGAGTACGAAGTGCATATGAACGGAAGCTTGGACTCGGCTGTGATGCAGTTGTTAATACCCAATGAATTCGTGGATTCTAGTTTGTCATTAAAGTCGACTTGCGGCGAAGAATGCAGGATCGCGGTCCACGTGACTGCGGAGGATCACATCACGGGAATGATAATGAATACTACAAACACCACGGTATTCTTCAAACCCTATTCGGAAGCGTTTCACTATGTTACCCTCCAGTTGCTCTCCGGAGAGAGCTCTAACATGTCCTTACAGTTGCTCGACAATTCTCCCGCTTACGATTTGGGTCAAGTGAAGTCGGTGGATTTAACGAGGAAGTCCTCGCCTGACTTTTTCCTCTTCGATTACCAGCACTTGCTGGGAAACGGCACAAAACCATCGGCGTTTAATTTAACCTCAGACACGTTGTCCGTCCTCAGCTTCGAAATCGGTCGAGTGTACGACGTCGGTGGAACTCTGGCTCTAAGTTTGAAAGTAGTTGGCGCGAAAGACAAGGAGAAGAAGAACATCGTCGTGGTCGCGTGCATTTCATTAG GTTATTACTCGAATATCACTGCCGGCGGAGGCTGCACTCGAATGGAGAACACGACAGCTGCAGACATTTACGTAAACTATACAGGATCAGCCACCCTTTACGTTCCATTCCCGGAGCCAGGAATCTGGCATATAAGTCTGAGAGCATTTTGCATAGAAAAAAATTGCAATTGTATAGCAATTTGTCTGAACGAGACCGTCTGCGAGGACTGTGACTGCATGATCCCTTGTAACACCACATTAGAGAGTCGTATCTCTTCGTTATCTTGCATCGACGATCACTGCAACTATCACGGGAAATGCATGAATTACATGAGCGGCGGTTTCGTGTTCGCCGCGTGTTATTGTTTGGGCGGTTACAGAGGCTTCGATTGTGCGGATGACACTTATGTTCTCGACAATAACGACATAATAATCCACGTACTATTGCTAACGTTCAGCAACCTTCCATTTATTGGTTCCGTTTACGTGGCCGTGCGTAGAGAGTATTTTACGGAGGCGATGGTTTACGCCGCTGTGATGTTTTTCTCGACGTTCTATCATGCCTGCGAAGCTGGAGAAAATGTGTACGGCGTATGCATCATGAGACTGGACGTTTTACAGTTCTGTGACTTCTTCAACGCCCTTCTGTCCATTTGGGTGACGTTGATAGCAATGGCTTCGTTTGGTCCAAAGCTCACTGCTTTTTGTCAAGTAACCGGTGCTGTTATTCTCGCCATGAGTGCCCAAATAGATCGTACAGCTCTATGGGTATTTCTCCTGCCAGCCATAACGGGCTCTGCACTGATCGGTTTGTCCTGGAGCATGAGATGCAAAAGAAGGGGTACGGTTCGTTATCCATCGCGTCCCTACAG AAGCATTTATTTTCCGGCTGGTCTCCTTCTAATCTCCCTCGGTCTTATTTGTTACGCCTTTCTGCAGACAAGAAGGAATTACTATATTGTGCACAGTATGTGGCACGCGTGTGCCGCTATAGGAGCCATACTCCTTCTACCGAAGCGACAGTATATGAAATGA